In Rissa tridactyla isolate bRisTri1 chromosome 2, bRisTri1.patW.cur.20221130, whole genome shotgun sequence, a single window of DNA contains:
- the MC5R gene encoding melanocortin receptor 5, whose translation MNTSSQLYVSELNLSAFGNNFTVPTVKSKSSPCEQVVIAAEVFLTLGIVSLLENILVICAIIKNKNLHSPMYFFVCSLAVADMLVSVSNAWETITIYLINNRHIIMEDAFVRHIDNVFDSMICISVVASMCSLLAIAVDRYITIFYALRYHNIMTVKRSGLIIACIWTFCTGCGIIFILYYESTYVIICLITMFFTMLFLMVSLYIHMFLLARTHVKKIAALPGYNSVRQRTSMKGAITLTMLLGIFIVCWAPFFLHLILMISCPQNLYCVCFMSHFNMYLILIMCNSVIDPLIYAFRSQEMRKTFKEIICCYNLRMVCGLSNKY comes from the coding sequence ATGAACACGTCCTCTCAACTGTATGTTTCTGAACTAAACCTGAGTGCCTTTGGCAACAACTTTACTGTGCCTACTGTCAAGAGCAAGTCATCGCCATGTGAGCAAGTGGTCATTGCAGCTGAGGTGTTCCTAACTCTGGGCATTGTAAGCCTCCTTGAAAATATCTTAGTTATATGTGCAATAATTAAGAACAAGAACTTGCATTCAcccatgtatttttttgtttgcagtttagCAGTGGCTGACATGCTGGTTAGTGTGTCTAATGCTTGGGAGACCATAACAATATACTTAATAAACAATAGACACATAATTATGGAAGATGCCTTTGTCCGTCATATAGACAATGTCTTTGATTCAATGATCTGCATATCTGTGGTGGCTTCCATGTGCAGTTTGCTGGCTATAGCAGTAGACAGGTATATCACTATCTTTTATGCTCTGCGTTATCACAACATTATGACAGTGAAAAGATCGGGGCTTATTATTGCATGTATCTGGACCTTTTGCACAGGCTGTGGCATTATCTTCATTCTTTATTATGAATCAACTTACGTGATCATTTGTCTCATCACTATGTTTTTCACCATGTTGTTCCTCATGGTCTCGCTGTACATCCATATGTTCCTCCTGGCTCGTACTCACGTGAAGAAAATAGCAGCTTTGCCCGGGTACAACTCTGTCCGTCAGAGAACCAGCATGAAAGGAGCCATCACTCTGACTATGCTTCTTGGCATCTTCATTGTTTGCTGGGCTCCATTCTTCCTTCATCTCATCCTGATGATCTCCTGCCCTCAAAACCTCTACTGTGTTTGCTTCATGTCTCACTTCAACATGTACCTCATTCTCATTATGTGCAACTCAGTGATTGATCCCTTGATCTATGCCTTTCGTAGCCAAGAAATGAGGAAGACCTTCAAAGAGATAATTTGTTGCTATAACCTGAGAATGGTTTGTGGGTTATCAAACAAGTATTAA